The nucleotide window GTTAAATCGACTACCGTAGGAGGCATACTCTAAAACAATTGGACTAGAACATTAACAGGTGAGGCCTAATTTTCCATTTTTCAGTGGCTGAAGCTAGTAATGCTCATCGTCAGCCATCAATCAGGTGAACCTAGAGCGAATGCTCGATTTTGTGAACCAACCTTCTTTTATCAATTCAACCTGTTGATTATAAAATATAAGGTGGCTTAATAAAGCTTCAGCATTATGCTACTCACCCCATAACAAGGTGTTATATTTTACAAGGAGTGTAAATGAGAATTGTGAGTTTATTATCGATAAGTCTTTTAGCTTTAAGTGGTTGTGCATCAAAGCAGGAAGTTTATCTGACACAATCACCAATTAAAGTTGAGCGACAGGACTTAGAAGATTATTGGGTTCAGACATCTGAGGATTTTAGGTTCAGTTTAAAGCCACATATTGATGTGCCAAAAATAGATGGTTATGTACAAATTAACTATTTAATAGATTCGAATGGAGAGATATTTAACCCTACAATTGTAGAATCATCTCCCGAGGGGAAGTGGGACTTCATCGCGTTAAAGGCTTTGAGTAAACTAGAATATGTTTCGGCTGAATCTAACACATTAAAAGTACCTGTTTACGTGACTACTGAAATCAGTTTTCAAAGTAGATAAACTTGCCTAAAACGTTTAAGCCTTCTTTTATTAGACAATAGTATCGCTTTGGCTGTGTCAGCAGCCAATTTTTCGCAAACAGCAAAGTTATCGGATCGCGACGGCATTGCCCTAGTGCTATGCCAAATCTTTTCAAAGTTTATTATCAAGGTTAATTCCGAGCAGGGGTTTAGTTTTTATACCTAAAGGTATTACTATCATCAATAATTTCAATTTTTATCGGCACGGCGCCTTTTTTGATGTTGCCTATTTGCTCAAATGCTTCTTGTGAAAGGTCAATGACTCTGCCTTTTACAAAAGGACCTCGATCATTGATTTTGACATCTACCTTTTTGGCGTTTGCTGTATTGGTAACTCTCACGATTGTTCCAAAAGGTAAGCTTTTATGAGCCGCAGTATAAGCTCCTTTGTTATACCGCTCACCACTAGCTGTACGCTTTCCGTGAAACTTTTGACTATACCATGAAGCTTTACCAGTAAGCTGATGTGATCTTGAATAACTTGTCGTTTTATCCTGGCTTATGGCCGAGGCTGAGGAACACCCAACTAACAAGTTAAGGATCAAAGCGACAAAAATGAGGTTAAGTTTTTTCATGCGTTTTAGCTTGTTACACAACATGGTCAGGCTTGCCACTATTACATTAAGTCAGTAGAAAATTGAATGAGACAAGCGCTATCATTCAATACGATTACTGATTCTTTCATAGACTGCATTTAGTTTGGTCATGGGTAAGAAAATTTTTGGATCTTAAATTACCAACGTTAGGCCCTTTTGACGATTGAACGAGATGATTATTCAATTTGACCTATTTCAAGCTCCTCATCATTCGAACGCGTGACATAGTTTGCAGCCGCTTTCGTCTCTTCAAAAGCATTACGCATGGCAAAGCTAAAGTGAGCACGTTCCATTAGCCAATTTATATGGAGAGCTATGCATTTCGATAACACGCAAATAGACAGCAAGGAAAAGACATTTAAGTAAAGTGATCACTAGATAGATCAGTAACAATGAGATTCTTATTGAGCATTTGGTTAATAGTTAGCAATTTGATTATTTTTTGTGCTATAAAGGTGCTCGAATGACTCCCAAGCTGATTCCGGGAGTAGAATTGGAGTAAAGATATGGTTAAATGGTATAAGTTTTATAGTCTAGGTGCGCTGATTGTTTTGACAGGATGTAACCCTGTTGAGCAAGACATTTCCCAAGAAAGCTCAACCCGAAATGAAAAACAATTAGTTTATCCAGCTATGGCTGTACCGTTGCAACCGAATGCAATGGCAGAGGCTAATATTGCAAAACTAAATCATCTCCTGACAGATAAAGAACTCGACGATGAGGCTCGTGCAGAAATCTATTTAAAACGAGGTCTCTATTATGATGAGATAGGGTTAAGAGATTTGGCGAGTACAGACTATGCCAAGTCGCTGCAGATCAACCCTCAACAACCTGATATCTATAATCTGCTTGGGATGTACTACACCCAACTGAGTCAGTTTGATGCTGCCTATGACGCATTTTATTCATCTCTTGAATTGGATCCGAATAATAAGCAGGCCATCTATAACCGTGCAATTGCACTTTATTATGGTGGAAGACCGGAACTTGCACTGGAAGATATGAAAACTTTCCATGAGGACAACCCGAATGATCCTTTCCGTGCTATCTGGTTATACATTATAGAATCGGACGTTGATAAAACTGCAGCAAAGGCAAAGTTACAAGAGAGCTATAAAAACCGCACCGATGAATGGGGTTGGGTGTTAGCGGGTATACTGCTAAACGAAATAACTGAAGAACACGCTGTCAAACTGGTTACTAATAGCACAACAGATAATAAAGTGATGGCACAGCAACTTACCGAAGCTTATTTTTATTTAGGTAAGTATTATATGGAACATGGCGATATGAGCCGAGCGCTATCAGTGTACAAGTTAGCGATATCTTTGAACGTATGCAGTTATAATGAGCATAGCTATGCATATTTAGAGTTAGAGCGTATTTCAAAAGATTTTAAAGCTGCGAAAGAAACGGGTAATACAGAAAAATTTGTTAGTTTAAACTAAGTACCATTTGAAGATACCTAAATAGAAA belongs to Vibrio sp. STUT-A11 and includes:
- a CDS encoding energy transducer TonB gives rise to the protein MRIVSLLSISLLALSGCASKQEVYLTQSPIKVERQDLEDYWVQTSEDFRFSLKPHIDVPKIDGYVQINYLIDSNGEIFNPTIVESSPEGKWDFIALKALSKLEYVSAESNTLKVPVYVTTEISFQSR
- the nlpI gene encoding lipoprotein NlpI, with the protein product MVKWYKFYSLGALIVLTGCNPVEQDISQESSTRNEKQLVYPAMAVPLQPNAMAEANIAKLNHLLTDKELDDEARAEIYLKRGLYYDEIGLRDLASTDYAKSLQINPQQPDIYNLLGMYYTQLSQFDAAYDAFYSSLELDPNNKQAIYNRAIALYYGGRPELALEDMKTFHEDNPNDPFRAIWLYIIESDVDKTAAKAKLQESYKNRTDEWGWVLAGILLNEITEEHAVKLVTNSTTDNKVMAQQLTEAYFYLGKYYMEHGDMSRALSVYKLAISLNVCSYNEHSYAYLELERISKDFKAAKETGNTEKFVSLN
- a CDS encoding septal ring lytic transglycosylase RlpA family protein; this encodes MKKLNLIFVALILNLLVGCSSASAISQDKTTSYSRSHQLTGKASWYSQKFHGKRTASGERYNKGAYTAAHKSLPFGTIVRVTNTANAKKVDVKINDRGPFVKGRVIDLSQEAFEQIGNIKKGAVPIKIEIIDDSNTFRYKN
- a CDS encoding HAD hydrolase family protein, translating into MERAHFSFAMRNAFEETKAAANYVTRSNDEELEIGQIE